A genomic segment from Malaclemys terrapin pileata isolate rMalTer1 chromosome 1, rMalTer1.hap1, whole genome shotgun sequence encodes:
- the LOC128826468 gene encoding histone H2A-beta, sperm-like, which yields MSGRGKKNVKPTTASKTTKSAKAGLQFPVGRVHRLLKRGNYAERIGAGAPVYLAAVLEYLTAEILELSGNAARENKKSRIGPRHIQLAVRNDEELNKLFAGVTIAEGGVMPNILPALVPKTTKVPKQGLKDGQSQEF from the coding sequence ATGTCTGGACGCggaaagaaaaatgtgaaacCGACAACTGCCTCGAAGACAACCAAGTCAGCGAAGGCTGGTCTGCAATTCCCAGTGGGTCGTGTCCACCGGCTTCTCAAAAGAGGGAACTATGCTGAGAGAATAGGTGCTGGCGCTCCGGTTTACCTGGCGGCCGTGCTGGAATATCTGACTGCTGAGATATTGGAACTGTCAGGAAATGCTGCTCGTGAAAACAagaaaagcaggattgggccacgACACATCCAGCTGGCCGTGAGGAATGACGAAGAGCTGAACAAGCTGTTTGCTGGGGTGACCATTGCTGAAGGAGGAGTTATGCCCAACATCCTTCCTGCTCTTGTTCCCAAGACCACAAAGGTGCCTAAGCAAGGACTAAAAGATGGCCAGTCACAGGAATTCTAG
- the LOC128826488 gene encoding histone H2A-beta, sperm-like isoform X1, with translation MSGRGKKNVVAAKPAVLSRKTKSAKAGLQFPVGRVHRLLKRGNYAERIGSGAPVYLAAVLEYLTAEILELSGNAARENKKSRIGPRHIQLAVRNDEELNKLFADVTIAEGGVMPNILSQLLPKKTLKDPLPRGDATASQEESSNH, from the coding sequence ATGTCTGGACGTGGAAAGAAAAATGTGGTGGCTGCAAAACCTGCAGTTCTATCAAGAAAAACAAAGTCAGCGAAGGCTGGTCTGCAATTCCCAGTGGGTCGTGTCCACCGGCTTCTCAAAAGAGGGAACTATGCTGAGAGAATAGGTTCTGGTGCTCCAGTTTACCTGGCGGCCGTGCTGGAATATCTGACTGCTGAGATATTGGAACTGTCAGGAAATGCTGCTCGTGAAAACAagaaaagcaggattgggccacgACACATCCAGTTGGCCGTGAGGAATGATGAAGAGCTGAACAAGCTGTTTGCCGATGTGACTATTGCTGAAGGAGGAGTTATGCCCAACATCCTTTCCCAGCTTCTTCCCAAGAAAACTCTTAAAGATCCTTTACCAAGAGGGGATGCTACTGCTTCCCAGGAAGAATCCAGTAACCACTGA